GGGTGATCTATTGAGGTGTTATGGCTGGTGTGCGAGACACTGGAGTTGAGACATATATTCAGGAGGCGCCACCGTATAGAAGAGGTGTAATAACGGTGgtgcagagtgtgtgtgtgtgttcagcaTCGATGTGGCCTTGTGTTGAGCTGTAGGCTATATAAGCCAGTCTGTACCTAGAGAATGGTTAAGCTGAACAAATTGAGAGAAATCTACCAATTAGCCTCCTACTCTCAGttattcctcttcttctccaagccTTCGTGTTTACTATCTTCATCGCGTCTTGGCAGATCGCCAATGGCAACGGGGTGCTAAATGAAGTAAATCCTTATATTAATACAACACTTTTGATCTGTTAGCTATAGTCAGTTAAAGAACTCCCCAGATTTTTGGTTCATAGTTTCTCACCCTTTATCAAAATCTGAGACGGTTGGCAAATAATGATTGTCATGTCATCTAATTCCGTATTGAAACAGCATTCTCTGTTTCAACTAAATGTTGCGAAACGGGTCTGGGTTGTTGGTACAATCACACTTTTTTCATTAGCTGGCTGAACAATTTGTGACCACAAATTTATCTTTCAGCTTGAGTTTGCCCTGGAATGTTAAGGGACTCACAAATCTTAGAGTGCCAGTAGTATCAATTGTCATGCACAACAAAACCTTTTTTTTCATAACTCCCCTCAGTAATATTTAATGGTTGGTTATGTGCTTCTTCTAATCTACTTCCACAGTATCAGCAATCTTCGCAATCGTGCAGACAAAAGCAAGCGGTTGCCTCCAATTTACAAGGTTTCAAAAATTGTATATGCATCCCCTAGCCGTGTAAATTTCCGCCTTGATCAAAGAAAGGTAATTTTTTTCTGGCATCATCTTTTCAGAGAGACTGCCTTTCAATATAAATAATCTGTCGTAACTCACATCCCTTTAATAGGCTGTAGAGACAGTACCTGCATATCCGAACATTTATTTCTCAGTTGATGACTTCGATGATCCTTTTGATGCTGTGGTGAGTTCTGATTTACTTCTCCCAAAAATTACATAACATTGTGTTCTGGCAATACTTTGCAAATATTGTAGATGCCTGCGGTTTTATCACTGATGTTCCGTGGTTTTCCTTCAGATGGCTTTGACCATATACTTTCTAAGTTAACCATAAAGAGTAAAGTGATCTTGTAAATTTGAGCAGGTTTTGTCAGACCCAGAACACTGCTATTGTGTGATTCTCAATGCGCATGATGGGGCAGCATTTCCTGAAGAAAGCGAATCAAGCAATGTCGGTTCAAATATACAATCTGGGATCAACTCTGGGAGCAGTGGAGAGAACCCACCAAAGGTTCACTCTCTTCCTAAATGAAGgtttcatcgtgatgaccgcagctctcttctatgtgatggtagtttagatgatcgatatcgacttgtaatgtgaagacaaactcgcggtctcgagacttgtaatataatgttctatgtttgttcggtcttttcaattcggagactaatatgatgaattgtatttggagactaaaatgatgaattgtattcagagactaatcttctattgtattcgatgaatctgttgttgatgtgtgctgtctatattttgtccaattatacattttgtaacctgtgcaaaaaacaaaaaattaaaaaaaaactaatattcatactaatggcgcatcacatcatagtgcgccattagtatgccagaggatactaatggcgcatcactaaacagtgcgccattagtatgccgaagttactaatggcgcatccagttgtggtgcgccattagtatgccaaagcacctgggtatagatggccccctgggaggcatactaatggcgcactgttgtatatactaatggcgcatctggggtgcgccattagtatttggtatactaatggcgcaacagtggtgcgccattagtaaaatatactaatggcgtgctactaatggcgcaccactaatgcgccattaatagccaaattaggtgcgccattagtaggccttttcctagtagtgtaacggGCATCTTTGGTTGCCACTTCTTGGGAAAAATGATTTATGTGCTTTACATTTTTAGAGTATCTAACATTAGTCATGGTTAGATGTGTAATGAGGATTGTCCACTCGATGCAAAAAGAAACAGTCGTAGTCCATCTAGGGAAAATTGTCGTATGAGTTATTATGTAGGACGTATTCGATGGCGCCTAGAGGTGACCTGGCTGTTCACGACTGGAATTATGGTGGTGTCCCACTCGCACGTTCCAAAGGGGAGGTATTATTGGATTATGCACGACGATGATCAACTGCAAAGAAGAGAGGAGAATTTGGGAGATCTGCTGAAATCAAATTTGGACTTGTCTGTGCTTGAACAACTTTTTCTAAGGAAGAAATTGATACTGTCATCAAAGAACTACCTTCTGATAAGTCACCCAGGCCAAATGGTTTTAACATCAATTTCATCAAACATTGTTGGGACATCATTGCTCCAGACCTTTATGCTCTCATTGAGGATTTCTCTAAGGGGTCAATTAAGCTGCAGAGCATTAATACTTCCTATATCACTCTCATCCCAAAGAAAGACTGCCTAGTTTCTGCCAATGATTATAGGCCCATCTCTTTATTGAACTGCTCAATTAAAGTCATAACCAAGCTCTTGGCAAACAGACTGCAGAAGATCATTCTGAAGCTGGTGCATACTAACCAGTATGGATTTCTTATGTCAAGGTCCATTCAAGACTGCTTAGCCTGGGCATATGAATTTATTCATCAATTTCACTCATCCAAAAAGGAGCTTATATCCTAAAACATGACTTTGAAAAGTTTTTTGACTTAATTGAGCATGGCACTATTCTAGAGATCCTAAAAGCAAGAGGTTTTGGGGAAAAGCGTGGCTTATGTGGATGGATATGATCTTCAAGTCTTGGTACTCCTCCGTATTATTGAATGGAGTTCCTGGCAAGCAGTTCCTTTGCAAGAGAGGTGTTAGACAATGGGGATCCTCTTTCTCCTTTATTATTTGTGCTTGCAGCTGACACCCTGCAGTCAATCTTAAATGAAGCCTTGCATGCAGATCTTATCAAAGCCCCTCTCTAGAATCACCCTGCTCTGATTTTCCTGTAatacaatatgcagatgacactgtTTTGATAATGCCTGCATGTAAAACTCAGATCCAACAACTCAAGAACCTCCTGATGCACTGTAGATTTGAGGTATGTAGGGGATAATATACGGGCAGCTGCAAAAGAAATTTAAGGGTCGGCTACTTTATGGGATCTATTCAGTTATTTTTACGGGATCTATACTGCAAACTTGAAGGTTTGACCCATTACAACGCATCTGATACAGATGCTCTTAAATGAGCACAATTGTTAGATGTTCGACACCAAAACTGACTTGTGTGAGTTTGTCTTGTCTTTTTGAACACGGTACAAACTTCAGTGCTCACCTACATGCACATACACTCAACAGTAttaacgcacgcacgcacacgcacaccccctatgagcacctctgagataCTTAGTCAGCACAACATCTTGATATTGACGAATTTGACATAGACACCTTCATAGTTGACAGGAATGTCACCTCCCACTAAACGCACATCGTTGAAAAGCCTGAATTATATCCAGAAAAGCGCGACCACCGGtgccaagtctaggacttgaaccatGTTGTTTTGGTTCCACCATAAGAACCTAACCATCTCAGCTATGCTTAGTTCATGATTGTCTTAGGCACTTAGGAAAGCATTACATGATCTGATGCAATTTATTTTAGGATGCAGAGGCTGAAAGATGTGACACCGAGGAAACAAGAATGATCTGATTAATGAACTAATTAAGGCATCCCAGTTTAAATAAACTCGTGTACCTCTCAAAAAGAATTACAACAAACAGAATAGTTCTCTTGCGGGTGGAGAGAGTTTTATTCCAAAATTATATAGTTACAATCGAGAGGCATGATCTGCTCAATAGAGGCTCTTTCCACTATTTTGATCTTGTAAGAAAACTTTAACACAAAATAAACTCCCTGGAGAATTTATTTCACGATCTGACCTATTGGTAACGCCACGGCTTGTG
The sequence above is drawn from the Triticum aestivum cultivar Chinese Spring unplaced genomic scaffold, IWGSC CS RefSeq v2.1 scaffold14333, whole genome shotgun sequence genome and encodes:
- the LOC123172146 gene encoding uncharacterized protein KIAA0930 homolog; translation: MSTSSGAKEAPANNPGLQAEVNPATKGYFMQQTLEKLINANSTEVDWERSFYLNLVAHTSYTVTVALCSISNLRNRADKSKRLPPIYKVSKIVYASPSRVNFRLDQRKAVETVPAYPNIYFSVDDFDDPFDAVVLSDPEHCYCVILNAHDGAAFPEESESSNVGSNIQSGINSGSSGENPPKVHSLPK